The DNA sequence GCGGGACGGGTTTGTGAATCTGTTTCAGCCTCTCCAGTGGTCGCCCGACGGCAAGAGTCTCGCGTATGTCCGACAAGACCCTGAATCCGCAGTGTGGCTCTACACGGTTACTGTCGACGGAGGGGCGCCGCGACGGCTGACGAAAACGGACAGCTACCCATCGTGGTCCCCGAATGGGCAACGCCTGGCCTTTGCGAAGCCTGACGGCGCCGAGGTCGCGCTCTACACAATCGCGTCGGACGGTTCGGACGCCCAGCGCGTGACGACAATCAGGGGCTGGCAGCCCCGCTATGGCGAGCCGGACCCCTCCCGCGCGTGGATCGGGACTGTGGCCTGGTCGCCCGACGGCTCGAAGATCCTGTTTTCGTGCGGAGGTGGGATCTGCGTGGTCAGCTTGGATGGCGCTCCAGTGAACGAGGCGCCCCTCCTCGGGTACGCGGCGGCCTGGTCGCCGGACGGCTCGCGGATCGCCATCCTTAACACCGAGAACGGCCCAGTCGTGCAAACTGTGGCACCCGACGGCAGCGATGCACGGGTCCTGGTATTGGCAGGGATCGGCGGTCTGATCCCAGCGCAGTCCGGACATGAGGATGTGCAGGCGAGTCAGGCGGCATGCGCCACGGGGTTCATGATTGACGCGCCTGCGGAAAACTCAGGATTGGTGCGCGATTGCGAGGTGCTGCTGGAGCTGCGGGACACGTTGTTTGGCAGCGCGCTCGTGAACTGGGTGCCAGGGATCCCGATAACCCAGTGGCTGGGCGTGACGGTGGCAGGCACGCCACGGCGGGTAACGGGGCTTAGTCTCGGCGGGCTGGTGCCGACGGCGACGCTACCCCGTGCGCTGGGTGACATGTCGCAGTTGCGAGTGCTGGACCTCTCCTACGATCACTCCTACTACTCGCGGCCTGGAGCCCCAATTCCGCCGGAATTCGGCAAGCTCTCCCAGCTGCGGGTCCTCAAGATCGCCGGAGGTCTGAGAGGCCGAATCCCGGCGGAACTTGCTGAGCTCACCAACCTACGCACATTAAGCCTTTCGCGCAGCGAGCTGACCGGCGGGATTCCCCCCGAATTGGGCCGGCTGACAAATCTGCAGGAGCTGTTTCTCTACACGAGCAAACTGACTGGCACGATCCCGCCGGAACTGGGCCAACTGGCCAACCTCACCGGCCTGAGCCTCAACACCAACCAGTTGAATGGACCGATTCCGTCGGAGCTGGGCCAGCTGGCGAACTTGACACTGCTCGACCTCGCCAGAAACCAATTGGCGGGACCCATTCCGCCAGCATTGGGCCAATTGGGCAACCTGACCAGGTTGATCCTGTTCTATAACCAGTTGTCGGGGCCGATCCCAGCGGAGTTGGGCCAACTGGGTAGCCTGAGCGAGTTGATCCTCTATGGCAACCAGCTGGCGGGGCCGATTCCACCAGAACTAGGCCAGCTGACAAACCTCACCGACTTGAATCTCACCAAAAACCAGATCACGGGGCCGATTCCGCCGGAGTTGGGCCTTCTAGCGAACCTGAGGAGTTTGACCGTCACCAGCAACCAGTTGACAGGACCGATCCCGCCGGAGTTAGGCCAGCTGGCGAACCTGGATCTGCTCAGGCTCGACAACAACCAGTTGGTGGGAACGATCCCAGCGGAGTTCGGCCAACTCACCAATCTGGGGACGCTGGGGCTTTCCGGCAATGCCTTGACGGGCGAGGTTCCAGAGGCGCTTGGTCGCCTCAACGCGACCCTCGACTTGGCCGGCAACCAGTTGACCGGATGCATTCCACGGGGGATCCCCGAGTGGCGGCTCGGAGATCGCCGCGCCCTCGGCCTGCCAGCATGCAATCAGCGATAGCGCATCGAGTGACCTGGTGATGTCATCGTCGAGCGTGAGAGTGGCGTGTCGCTTTGGGCGTCGCACTACGTGCGGTAGGTCTCGTTGCGAGAGACCCATTAGGGACGGCACTCACAGACCCTGGCCAGTCGGCCGAATCGACCGATGACCGCCATCCCGCCCGTCTACAAGCTGAACCTGCCGCCGGTGCGGTACGTCTCGGTGCCGGCGGAGCGGTTGCGGGTCTTCGTGTGCGAGGCGGCGCTGGCCGTGGGTCTGCCGGACGCGCAGGCCGGTCTACTGGCCGAGTTGCTGACGGGCAACGACCTGCGCGGGGTGCACTCGCATGGGACGCGGATGCTCGCCCACTACGCGGACGAGCTTCGCAGGGGTCGGCTCAATCCGGCGCCCGAGCCGCGCGTCACGCGCGAGACGCCGGTGAGCCTGGTCGTTGACGGCGACGGGGGGCTGGGGTATTTCGCCGCTCACCTGGCGACCGAGCGTGCCATCGCCAAGGCTCGCGAAGTCGGCGTCGCGGTGGCCGTCACCCGCAATCACGGGCACATCGGCGCCGCCGGCATCTACGCCCGCATGACGCTGCCGCACGACCTGCTGTGCCTGGTCACCGGCGGCGCGCGGCTTGACATCGAGCCGGGCATGCCGGTCTACAGCTCGGCGGTCGGGTCGCCCATGTGCTTCAGCGCTCCGGCGGGCGACGCCGACCCGCTGGTCGTGGACTTCTCGCCCGTGTACGACCTGCGCTCGTCGCCGCGCCGCGAGGAGCTCGAGGACTGGATCCCCGGCACGATCTTTCGCTGCATCGGCCTGGGCAACATCGCGCAGGCGTGGGGCGGCGTTCTGGCCGGCGTGCCGCAGGAGCGCGACGCGGCGCCGCCACGATTTTCCTCGGCGCACCAGGCCGCCGCGTTCATGATGTTCCGCATTGACCTGTTCCTGGACCCGGCGGAGTTCCGGCAGCAGATGGACGTGCTGGCGGAGCGCATTGCGGAGTTGGCGCCGCTGCCCGGGTTTCCGAAGGCCCAATTTGCCGGAGCGCCAGAGGCCGAGCGCGCGCGGCGGTATGCGGTTGAGGGCATTCCGGTTGGGGAGGAGCATCGGCGGGAGTTGGAGGCGTTGGCGGACGACCTGGGCATGGATACGCCGTGGGAGCGTGGCGGCTGACACGGGCGCGTCCCACGCGTGGGACGACCGCGACCGGCAGGCTGGCCAGCGATCACCGAAGGGCAGCCACAAGGGCTGCCCCTACACGGACTCCAAAAGCCGGGCCGGCGGCCCCTCAAGGGGAGGTCTGAATCCTGCCCTTACCCCGAATCCTCAGTCCGTGCACCCCAGCAACGCGCGTCGCACGGGATCGGTCTGGCGGGCGATGAACTCCGGCGAGTGATACCACTCGGGGCGGACCTCGTAGACCTGCGTGGACCACTTGTAGACCACCCACACCAGGCGGCGCGGGCGCGACGAGCGGTTGGGCATGGCCGTGTGCCAGATGTTGGTGTCGTTGATGAGGCAAGTGCCCGCGGGCGCGGTGAGCGGCACCATGCCCGGGAGAGCCCGCGGCTGATTGTCGTGATTGGCCCAAGGGGGCGGGCGATTCGGGTCATTGTGGCTGCCGGGGACCACCGCCGTCGGGCCGACTTCCTCGGTCACGTCGTCCAAGTAGATCGTCAGCCGCATGTACGGCCCGCCGTCGCGGTGCCACAGCGTCGCGGCCGGAGAGTTGGGCGCCCGATAGTTGCCCATTCCACTCGACAAGAGGACCACGTCGTGGTTCCGCGCCGCCTGCACGATCGGCAGCACGGCCGGTAGGTCCATGAAGTCCTCGAACAACGGATCGAGCTCGAAGAAGCGGTGCAGGTCGATCGACCCGACGCCCTTGACCGAAGTCGACGCGCCGTCCACCACGGCGCTGGGAACGTTCTCGTAATCGGCGATCAACTCGTCGAAGCGTTCCCGAATCGGCCCCAGGCGTTCGGGGCTGACGGCGTTGGGCACCGCCGTGTAACCGACGTGCTCGAGCCGCCACACGTGCATGAAGAGCTCGTGCACGCTGGGAATCGGTTGCATCGCCGCTCCGTCGGGGTAGCCGCCCGTTAGGCTACCCGCTCCAGTTCCACCGCGCGGCCCAGGCGCATGGCCTCGTAGAGCCCGTCGGCCAACTGGACGGCGCGCACGCCGTCGGCGCTGTCGGCAAGGGGCCGCCCAACGCCGCGCGCGGCGTCAAGGAATGCGTCCAGCATCGCGGTGGAGCCGTCTCTACCAACCACCGGCTCCGGCGTCTCAGCCACTACTCGCTCGCCTTCGAACACGCGAGCTTGCGTCAAGTCGTTCCAAAGCTCGGCGCGGCGCGACCCGTCGTCCATCGCGCCCGAATAGGTTCCCCCGCGCTCGGAGCACCCGAATTCGCCAACCACCACCTGCCCCACGCCGCCGCCGGCAAACTTGATGGTCGCCGTCAGGGTGTCCGGCAGCCCCGAGCGGCGCACGTAGCGACCACCGGTTCCATAGACCCGCAGCGGACGCGAGCCGGACAGATGGGCAGCCATGTCCAACGCGTGGCTGCCGAATGTACCGAGCACGCCGCCGTGCTGGGCCTCGCCTTCCCAGCGTTCGGCCAACGAGTCGACCGTGGCGTGCATCACAACCGTCCGCGGTCCCGGCACCGCCGACCGGACCACCTCGACGCCCGGCGCCGCGCGCAACGCGAAGTCAACGCCGGCCACCACGCCCGCCCCGCGCACCGCCGCATGCGCTTGCAACGCGTCGGGCAGCTTGGTCGCCAGCGGCGCCTCCACGAACACGTGATTCCGGGCGCGGGCCGCCGCCGCGACCAGTTGCGCGTGCGAGTCGGGTCGCGTAGCAATCAGCACCGCCTGGACCTGGGTCCGGTGAAGCACCCCGTCGATGTCGTCGTCGGCCTGCGCGCCATCAATGTCGGCGGCGATCCGCCGGGCGACCTCGAGATTGCGATCGACGCACCACACCAGGCGGCAGTCGGTGCGTCGCGCCACCGCTCGGGCCAGGCGGCCGCCCATTGCGCCACACCCAATAAGAGCCAATTGCAAGGGACCCGCCACCGTCGTCACCAATTCGGGCGAGTCGCGCGTAACGTCATGCCGGTCTATGGCGATCTATCGCGCGAGACAGTCCATGCTTTGCGAATTTCACGTCGTGCGCACCCACCGCGGCCAATTCCTGTCGTATAGTGGGCGCCACAATTCGACATAATGCCTGAATTGCGCATGCCCCACGGTTCCGAGCGGCTCGCCAAGCGGCTCCACCGCGCCGAGATCATCAGCCTCAGCGCCTCGTTGGCGGTCTTCGTGGTCATCGGCGTCATCGGGCTGTTCGTTTGGCGCAGCAACAGTGCCGAGCCTGCCACGGCCGCGCCTCAATCAACCCCCACCGTCGTGGCGCGACCGACAGTGGCCCCCGATCCTACCTCTGCAGTCACGGCGGCAACTTCCGCGCCGACCGAGGCGGTCAAGGTGGACATCGAGCCGCCCTCGCCCGCCGAACAGGTTGAGCAGCCCAATCCGCTCGACCTGATCCAGACCTGGCCCGGCGATCGGCCGTTCTCGCTGCTGCTGCTGGGACTGGACCAGCGGCCCGGAGAGGCCAGCGGTCGCACCGACGCCATGGTGCTGACCCGCATCGAACCTGCGAACAACTCCGCGGCCCTGATCTCCATTCCGCGCGATCTGTGCATCGCCAACTGCCGCACGGACCCCTACCGCATCAACTCCGTCTACCAGGCCGAGGGTCCCGATGTCCTCCGACAGCGCGTGGGAGAGATCATGGGGATCAAGGTGGACTATGTGATGGTGTTTGACTTCTACGGCTTCCGGCGGCTGGTCGACTTCTTTGGCGGCGTCGAGGTCGACGTGAGCACCACGATCTACGACGAAAGCTATCCCAACGCCACCGACACCGGCTTCGAGCCCTTGTACATCCCCGCCGGCGTCAACCACTTCGACGGCGACATGGCGCTGCGCTACGCGCGATCGCGCCATCAGGACGGAGCCATCGCCCGCGATCAGCGGCAACAGCAGATTCTCCTCGCGCTGCGGGATCAGCTATTGACGCCGCGCACGATTCTTCAGTGGCCCAACTTCCTGGAGCGACTGCGCGACACCTTCAAGACCGACGTGCCGTTTGAGCTGGTGCCCTCCATGCTCAAGCTTGCGTTGTCGATCGACTCCTCGCGCGTGGTTCAGGGCGCGGTCGGATTCGATCGCGGGCTGTCGCGCACGGTTATCGCCGAAAACGGCGCCTACGTGCTCGAACCCAACGTGCCCCTCATCCAGGCCTACGCCGCCGAGCTGATCCGCAACGGTGAGGCCCTGCCGGCGATGGAAGGCACTGCCGCCAGTCCCGAGTTCGCCGACCGGCAGCACCTGGAGCCCTAGCGGCTCACTCCTCGGGCCGGCGAGCCACGACATAGATTTCGGACGGCTCGTAGGCCACCTCGAGCGCCCGGCGCAGAATGGCGGCCACCCGCGTCAACTCGTCGCGCGTGTGTCGCAGCTCGGCGCTCACCGCATGCAGCGCCGCTTCGAGGTCCGCCGCATAGCGCGACCGCGCCACGCGCCCGCCCACCCAACGCGTCACGCGGTCTTCGTCGGGTTGCGCCTTGCGTTCCGGTGAAGAATCCTCCGTTATGTCAAGATCGCCGAGCGTCACCGGCAGGCCCCGCGCGGACGTCGGGTTGACCCCGGACGCTTGCACCTCGAGTCCCGCGTCCCGGCACAGGAACTCGAGCAGCTCCACGTCGTAAGGCCGCACGTGCGTCGGGTCCTTCCAGAACTCGTGGGCAATCGTCGGCAGGCTGCCGGGATTCGGCGTAGCCACGATCAACGATCCACCGGGGACGAGGCGGCTTCCGCCAAGCCGCACGAGCGCCGCGCCCTCCTCCACCGGAAAGTGCTCGATGACATGCAGCGCGCTCACCACGTCGAACGTCTCTGGCGTCGCCTGGAGAAAGTCGAGCGCTTCGGCCTCGACGACATGGTGAGCCGCGGCGTGCGCCAGCATGGCTCCGTCCAGGTCGACGCCGTGCGTTTCCAATCCGGCGGCGGCCGCCACGTCCAGAAATTCGCCGCGCCCGCAGCCGATGTCGAGGATTCGTCCCTCGGAAGGCAGGAATTGGGCATACCAAGCTCGCGCGTCGCGGACCATCTCGGGGTCGAATCCGCGAAAGGCATACCAGTCGGACGCCATCAGGGCGCGGTCCGGCAGCGACGGGTAACGAAAGCGGCAGCCACACGCGAATCCCAACAGTGACTCAGCTTGAGCCGCTTTGCGCGGAGTCCACTCCTTCGACCCTTGCAGAATTGGGTAGGGGCGGGGTTGAAGCCCGCTCGACGCCGAGCATTCAGCACGCGTCCAGGTTGGACCGGACTGGATTCCGGCCTCCGCCGGAATGACCAAGGGTTACGCAACAGTCTCCTCCTCGGCTGACCACTCGATGCACATTCGCCCCGTGGCCGATCCGGTTCCCTCTCCCTTGATGGGAGAGGGTTAGGGTGAGGGTGAAGGTCGCTGCCTCCGACCGCTCAACCCTGGCGCGACCGTACAATACCGGGCCGTTTGTCAGATCACCGCACGTGCGCAACGACGACGTTGAGATTTTTGCCATCGGCACAGAGCTCGTGACCGGGCTGATTCTGGACACCAACTCGCACTGGATCGCCGGCGAGGTGGCCGTGGCCGGGGGCGACGTGCGGCGCATCACCGCGCTGGCCGACGACTTTGACGCGCTCACGGGTGAGCTGCGGGCCGCGGTCGACCGCCGCGCTCGCGTCATCATCACCACGGGCGGCCTGGGTCCCACGCCCGACGACCTGACGGTCGAGGCCGTGTCAGCGCTGGCCGGCTGCGGCGTACACACGCCCCGTGAAGTGCTGGAGGACTACGCCCGGCGACGCGGCATCAGCTTGGAAGAGGCCTCAAGTCCGCCGCGACTGAAGATGGGCACCGTGCCGGCCGCCGCTCGCGTGCATCTCAATCCGGTGGGTTGGGCGCCCTGCTTCATGGTTCAGGTCGAAGACTCCAGCATCTGGTGCATGCCGGGACCGCCGCGCGAGGTCCAGGGCTGCTTCAGCGCCCACATCCAGCCCGTCGTCGAGCGCCTGTTCGCCGGCCAGTCGGCGCGGTTGCGCGTATTCATCGACGCCCACGAATCGGAAACGTCGCCGCTCATGCAGTCGGTCATGCGCCGGATTCCGTCCGCCTATCTCAAGGCCTACGTCGGCATGTCGAATCCAGAGGGGTTGCCGGTTGACATCGTCGTGCGCAGCACGGACGGCGCGGCGCCCAACGAGTTGCTGCAGCAGGCTTACGACGAGTTCTGCGCCGTCGCCGCCGCCTCCGGCAAGACGGTGACCCTGGAGGCGCCGGCCGCGTCGTAGTCGCCTCGCAGTAGACTGCCCGCGCCTGATCGAAACCCCGGTCGCGTTCACATGCAATCCCGCTGGTCCGACGACGACGCGCGAGGCCTCGATCCGATTGGTCTCAGGGTCTACACCTCGCGGCTGATCGGCGCGGAACCGGCGCTGGTGCTGCACGGCGGCGGCAACACGTCCGTGAAGCTCGACGACCACGACCACCGGGGACGCTCTTGCCGGTCCCTGGCGATCAAGGGCAGTGGGTCCGATTTGCGCACCATCGAGCCCGGCGACTTCGCGCGCCTGCACTTGGACGACCTTCACGCATTGCGCCCGCGGTGCGAGATGTCGGACGACGAGATGCTGGCCTACCTGGCGCGCAGCTCGCTCGATCCGGCTGCCCCCCGGCCGTCGATCGAGACGCTGCTCCATGCGTTCCTGCCCGATGCGTGGGTCGACCACTCGCACGCCGACGCCGTGCTGGCCCTCACCAACCAGCCGGACGGCCACCGCCTCGTGCGCGAGGTTTACGGCGACCGGGTGGCGGTGGTGCCCTACATCCTGCCCGGTTTCAAGCTGGCGCAACTCACCGCCGACGTCTACGACGCGAATCCCGGCGTCGAGGGCCTGGTGCTTGACATGCATGGGCTGGTGACGTTCGGCGCGTCGGCGCGCGAGTCTTACGAGCGCCACATCGAGCTGGTAGCCCTGGCCGAGGACTCTGTGCGGCCGCACCTGCCGGCGCGCGGCAGCGCGCCCGGCGACGAGGCCGCCGCGGCAAAGCTGGCGCCAGCGCTGCGCGGCGCGCTCTCAGCCAAACGACGAGTCATCGTGCGCTACGACGGCTCGCCCCGCGTGCGCGCCTTCGTCGACCGGCCCGATCTCGAGCAGATTTCCCAGCAAGGCCCGGTCACGCCCGACCACGTGCTGCGCACCAAGCGGCTGCCGCTGGTGCTGCGCGCCACCGATTCCGAGGGCGTGCGCGACGCGGTGACTGGCTACCGCGCGGCCTACGAGCGCTACGCGCGAGAGCACGGCGGCGCCGAGGCATTCCAGCACGACTCCGCGCCGCGCGTGGTGCTCGTGCCCGGCGTCGGAATGTTCACCACCGGCGCTTCCTGGGACGAGGCCGGCATGGTGGCCGACATGTACCGCCACACCATGGAGGTCATCGAGGCCGCCAGCGCCATCGGGACCTATCACGCCCTGCCGGCGAACGATCTCTACGACATGGAGTATTGGCCGCTCGAGCTGTACAAGCTCACCCGCGCGCCGGCGGAGCGGGAGCTGGCCCGTCGCATGGCGCTGGTGACCGGGGCCGGAAGCGGCATCGGGCGGGCCATCGCGCAGGCGCTGGCGGCGGACGGTGCGTATGTGTTCGTCACCGACGTCGACCTCGAAGCGGCGAACGCCGTCGCCGAGGCCATCACCGCCGAAGGCGATCGAGCCCGCGCGTTGCCGCTCGACGTCACGAGCGAGCGTGAGACGGCACAGGCCTTCGCCGCTGCAGCCACCCACGCGGGCGGCATGGACATCGTGATTTCCAATGCCGGGATCGCAGCCGCCGCGCCGCTGGACGACCTGGAGCTCGACACCTGGCAGCGCAGCCTGGACGTCAACGCGACCGGGCATTTCCTGGTCTGCCGCGCCGCGCTGCGCCAGATGCGAGCCCAGGGACTTGGCGGCAGCATCGTGTTGATTTGCACCAAGAACGCGCTCGACCCGGGCGCCGGGTTTGGCGCCTACAGCGCCGCCAAGGCGGCCCAGCTTCAGCTTGGACGCGTGCTCGCCGTGGAGGGCGGCCCGGACGGCATCCGCGTCAACATGGTCAATCCCGACGCCGTGTTCGAAGGCTCCGGGCTATGGGACGCCGACCTGCGGGCGGGGAGGGCCGCCGCGCACGGCGTGGACGTCGAGGACCTCGAAGCGTTCTACGCGCAGCGGAACCTGCTGGGGCGGCGCGTGACGGGTCCGGACGTCGCGGAGGCCGTGTCTTTTCTCGCGTCGGATCGATCCGCCAAGACAACGGGGGCCGTCATCCCGGTGGACGGCGGGCTGCGTGGCGCGTTTCCTCGCTAGGGCGCCGTAGCCGATTCGGATCTCTCTACCTCTTGGGAATCTCGGCGTCACCGTCCGCCACTGTTGGGGCAGCCCTTGTGGCTGCCCTGGTCACCGGCGGAGCGGGCGCCCACAAGGGGCGCCCCTACATGGAAACGGAAAGGCCGCGTGACAGGCTATGTCGAGGGTGAGCCAGCCGACGCGCGCGCCCGACCGCCGCTACTTGCCGCAGGCCCCCGCGGTGACTCCGGCTCCGTCGGTGTTGAAGGAGCTGCCGCAGCCGCAGGTCGTCTGGGCGTTGGGGTTCCGCACCAAGAATCCGCGACCCATCATGCTGTCGATGAAGTCGATCTCGGCGCCGGCGATCAGGTGCGCCGTATGCCCGTCGATGTAGACCTCGACGCCGTTCGACTGGGCCGTGATGTCGGTCGGCTCCGGCTCGTGGGCCAGCGCCATGGCGTATTCATAGCCCGCGCAGCCGCCGCCGGTCACCGCGACCTTGAGCGCGCCTTGGGTGTGACCACGCTCCGAGAGGATCTCGCCGAACGCGCGCGCCGCGCGATCGGTCACCGCCACGGGCGAGGGCGGCGGCGGGACAGCCATCGGCAGCCCGATTGGTTCGTCAGCCGGGCCATCCATCGGCAGCGAGATGCGGCCGTCGGTCTGCACTGCGCTCATGGTGCGTCGTTCCTCAAATGCGGGGCGTTCGCAGCCTTCCCCCGAAGCTAGCACGAGGGACGCTTGGCGGCGAGCCGAGCCGGGGTGGCGCAGCCCGCTCAGAGCCAGGACAGCGTGCGCACAAGTCTCGGCGATGCGAATCCTGGGTGCAGGTCTTCTAGGATCACCTGTCACACACGAACGGCAACGTTGCGTTCCGTTTCACGCATGCAAAACCTCCCTCCATGACCTATGACGAGGCGCTGCGCTGGATTTACAGCTTCGCCGACTTGGAGCGCGGAGTGGGCCACGCGGGCCGGGAGGCCTATGCGGCGGGACCGGCACGCACGCGCCGGCTGCTGGGCGCCCTCGGCGATCCGCACTGCGGTCTGACCTGCGTCCACGTCGGCGGCAGCAAGGGAAAAGGCAGCGTCTGCGCCCTGGTTGCGAGCGCGGCCGAGGCCGCCGGCCTGCGCACCGGCGCCTACACCCAGCCGCACCTGCATTCATTCCGCGAACGCTTCGCCATCGATGGTCGTGCCATCGAGCCGCAGGCCTTCGCCGACTTCTGCCAACGGCTCGCGCCCCACGTCGAGTCCTTGACGGCGGCCCATTCCCACGACGGTCCGTACTCAACCTTCGAGCTGGCCACCGTGCTCGCGCTGCTGTGGTTCGCTGAGCAGGAGGTTGAGCTGGCCGTAATCGAGGTCGGGCTTGGGGGACGGCTGGACGCGACGCGCGTGATCGACCCGGCCGTCGTGGGCCTGACGACGATCGTGCTGGAGCACACCCGCGTGCTGGGGGACTCGCTCGAAGCCATCGCGCGGGAAAAGGCCGGAATCATCAAGCCGGAAGTGCCGGTGGTCACCGCGTCTCAATCCGACGAGGCGCTGGGAGTGTTCCAGGCAGTTTGCGAGGCCCAAGCTGCTTCGCTAACCGTTGTCGAACCTCTGGATTGGGAGGGGGCAGCCTGGCACGACGCAAGACCGCTGATGATGGTTCGCGCACCCGACGGCGGCGGCAGGCTCCCGGTGGGGCTCGTCGGCCCACACCAGCGCCAGAACGCCGCCGTTGCGTGGCACATCTGCCGCGAGTTGGCGGATCACGGACTGTCGATCGATCGCGGCGCCATCCGCGCCGGATTCGGCGCCGCGGCGTGGCCCGGACGGCTGGAGGTCGTGGCCGGCGACCCGCTGACCATCGTCGATGGCGCTCACACCCCTGAGGCCATCGAAGCCATCGTGACGGGACTGCGAGAAGTCTTCGCCGTGGATCGCGGTCCCGTGATCTTCGGCGCACTGCGGGACAAGCGGGTGCCGTCGATGCTGGAGGCGCTGCGCGGGTATG is a window from the Chloroflexota bacterium genome containing:
- a CDS encoding phytanoyl-CoA dioxygenase family protein, translating into MQPIPSVHELFMHVWRLEHVGYTAVPNAVSPERLGPIRERFDELIADYENVPSAVVDGASTSVKGVGSIDLHRFFELDPLFEDFMDLPAVLPIVQAARNHDVVLLSSGMGNYRAPNSPAATLWHRDGGPYMRLTIYLDDVTEEVGPTAVVPGSHNDPNRPPPWANHDNQPRALPGMVPLTAPAGTCLINDTNIWHTAMPNRSSRPRRLVWVVYKWSTQVYEVRPEWYHSPEFIARQTDPVRRALLGCTD
- a CDS encoding bifunctional folylpolyglutamate synthase/dihydrofolate synthase codes for the protein MTYDEALRWIYSFADLERGVGHAGREAYAAGPARTRRLLGALGDPHCGLTCVHVGGSKGKGSVCALVASAAEAAGLRTGAYTQPHLHSFRERFAIDGRAIEPQAFADFCQRLAPHVESLTAAHSHDGPYSTFELATVLALLWFAEQEVELAVIEVGLGGRLDATRVIDPAVVGLTTIVLEHTRVLGDSLEAIAREKAGIIKPEVPVVTASQSDEALGVFQAVCEAQAASLTVVEPLDWEGAAWHDARPLMMVRAPDGGGRLPVGLVGPHQRQNAAVAWHICRELADHGLSIDRGAIRAGFGAAAWPGRLEVVAGDPLTIVDGAHTPEAIEAIVTGLREVFAVDRGPVIFGALRDKRVPSMLEALRGYAAPLILVQPEHPRGWTPERMVRRYGLSEPASIPATVEDALRQARAACRPGEAVLATGSLAVAADVRAAAGVPHEVDPEPWAGP
- a CDS encoding Ldh family oxidoreductase, with the protein product MTAIPPVYKLNLPPVRYVSVPAERLRVFVCEAALAVGLPDAQAGLLAELLTGNDLRGVHSHGTRMLAHYADELRRGRLNPAPEPRVTRETPVSLVVDGDGGLGYFAAHLATERAIAKAREVGVAVAVTRNHGHIGAAGIYARMTLPHDLLCLVTGGARLDIEPGMPVYSSAVGSPMCFSAPAGDADPLVVDFSPVYDLRSSPRREELEDWIPGTIFRCIGLGNIAQAWGGVLAGVPQERDAAPPRFSSAHQAAAFMMFRIDLFLDPAEFRQQMDVLAERIAELAPLPGFPKAQFAGAPEAERARRYAVEGIPVGEEHRRELEALADDLGMDTPWERGG
- a CDS encoding LCP family protein — protein: MPHGSERLAKRLHRAEIISLSASLAVFVVIGVIGLFVWRSNSAEPATAAPQSTPTVVARPTVAPDPTSAVTAATSAPTEAVKVDIEPPSPAEQVEQPNPLDLIQTWPGDRPFSLLLLGLDQRPGEASGRTDAMVLTRIEPANNSAALISIPRDLCIANCRTDPYRINSVYQAEGPDVLRQRVGEIMGIKVDYVMVFDFYGFRRLVDFFGGVEVDVSTTIYDESYPNATDTGFEPLYIPAGVNHFDGDMALRYARSRHQDGAIARDQRQQQILLALRDQLLTPRTILQWPNFLERLRDTFKTDVPFELVPSMLKLALSIDSSRVVQGAVGFDRGLSRTVIAENGAYVLEPNVPLIQAYAAELIRNGEALPAMEGTAASPEFADRQHLEP
- a CDS encoding class I SAM-dependent methyltransferase; translation: MASDWYAFRGFDPEMVRDARAWYAQFLPSEGRILDIGCGRGEFLDVAAAAGLETHGVDLDGAMLAHAAAHHVVEAEALDFLQATPETFDVVSALHVIEHFPVEEGAALVRLGGSRLVPGGSLIVATPNPGSLPTIAHEFWKDPTHVRPYDVELLEFLCRDAGLEVQASGVNPTSARGLPVTLGDLDITEDSSPERKAQPDEDRVTRWVGGRVARSRYAADLEAALHAVSAELRHTRDELTRVAAILRRALEVAYEPSEIYVVARRPEE
- the rhaD gene encoding bifunctional rhamnulose-1-phosphate aldolase/short-chain dehydrogenase; this translates as MQSRWSDDDARGLDPIGLRVYTSRLIGAEPALVLHGGGNTSVKLDDHDHRGRSCRSLAIKGSGSDLRTIEPGDFARLHLDDLHALRPRCEMSDDEMLAYLARSSLDPAAPRPSIETLLHAFLPDAWVDHSHADAVLALTNQPDGHRLVREVYGDRVAVVPYILPGFKLAQLTADVYDANPGVEGLVLDMHGLVTFGASARESYERHIELVALAEDSVRPHLPARGSAPGDEAAAAKLAPALRGALSAKRRVIVRYDGSPRVRAFVDRPDLEQISQQGPVTPDHVLRTKRLPLVLRATDSEGVRDAVTGYRAAYERYAREHGGAEAFQHDSAPRVVLVPGVGMFTTGASWDEAGMVADMYRHTMEVIEAASAIGTYHALPANDLYDMEYWPLELYKLTRAPAERELARRMALVTGAGSGIGRAIAQALAADGAYVFVTDVDLEAANAVAEAITAEGDRARALPLDVTSERETAQAFAAAATHAGGMDIVISNAGIAAAAPLDDLELDTWQRSLDVNATGHFLVCRAALRQMRAQGLGGSIVLICTKNALDPGAGFGAYSAAKAAQLQLGRVLAVEGGPDGIRVNMVNPDAVFEGSGLWDADLRAGRAAAHGVDVEDLEAFYAQRNLLGRRVTGPDVAEAVSFLASDRSAKTTGAVIPVDGGLRGAFPR
- a CDS encoding iron-sulfur cluster assembly accessory protein, which codes for MSAVQTDGRISLPMDGPADEPIGLPMAVPPPPSPVAVTDRAARAFGEILSERGHTQGALKVAVTGGGCAGYEYAMALAHEPEPTDITAQSNGVEVYIDGHTAHLIAGAEIDFIDSMMGRGFLVRNPNAQTTCGCGSSFNTDGAGVTAGACGK
- a CDS encoding Gfo/Idh/MocA family oxidoreductase, producing MAGPLQLALIGCGAMGGRLARAVARRTDCRLVWCVDRNLEVARRIAADIDGAQADDDIDGVLHRTQVQAVLIATRPDSHAQLVAAAARARNHVFVEAPLATKLPDALQAHAAVRGAGVVAGVDFALRAAPGVEVVRSAVPGPRTVVMHATVDSLAERWEGEAQHGGVLGTFGSHALDMAAHLSGSRPLRVYGTGGRYVRRSGLPDTLTATIKFAGGGVGQVVVGEFGCSERGGTYSGAMDDGSRRAELWNDLTQARVFEGERVVAETPEPVVGRDGSTAMLDAFLDAARGVGRPLADSADGVRAVQLADGLYEAMRLGRAVELERVA
- a CDS encoding competence/damage-inducible protein A yields the protein MRNDDVEIFAIGTELVTGLILDTNSHWIAGEVAVAGGDVRRITALADDFDALTGELRAAVDRRARVIITTGGLGPTPDDLTVEAVSALAGCGVHTPREVLEDYARRRGISLEEASSPPRLKMGTVPAAARVHLNPVGWAPCFMVQVEDSSIWCMPGPPREVQGCFSAHIQPVVERLFAGQSARLRVFIDAHESETSPLMQSVMRRIPSAYLKAYVGMSNPEGLPVDIVVRSTDGAAPNELLQQAYDEFCAVAAASGKTVTLEAPAAS